From a single Theropithecus gelada isolate Dixy chromosome 10, Tgel_1.0, whole genome shotgun sequence genomic region:
- the RBCK1 gene encoding ranBP-type and C3HC4-type zinc finger-containing protein 1 isoform X3, with protein sequence MDEKTKKAEEMALSLTRAVAGGDEQVAMKCAIWLAEQRVPLSVQLKPEVSPTQDIRFLMVQNGHSNSIQPSHHRRKGRKAPLHIPLKSIAQKLYTLLPLIPMDQN encoded by the exons CAGAGGAAATGGCCCTGAGCCTCACCCGAGCAGTGGCGGGCGGGGATGAGCAGGTGGCAATGAAGTGTGCCATCTGGCTGGCAGAGCAACGGGTGCCCCTGAGTGTGCAACTGAAGCCTGAGGTCTCCCCAACGCAGGACATCAG ATTCCTCATGGTGCAAAATGGCCATTCCAACTCCATCCAGCCATCACATcacaggaggaagggaagaaaggcacCCCTCCACATTCCTCTAAAGAGCATAGCTCAAAAGTTGTACACACTTCTTCCATTAATTCCTATGGACCAGAACTGA